A window of the Salvelinus alpinus chromosome 25, SLU_Salpinus.1, whole genome shotgun sequence genome harbors these coding sequences:
- the prlh2r gene encoding prolactin releasing hormone 2 receptor — protein MDNREFSLNCSWVENTSLPAYSSSSSSSFTGLDLLFDLKPLFIPLYSMVILVACSGNLLLLILIGLNKKRHNTTNFLIGNLALVDLVMCIFCVPLTASYAFDKRGWLFGRFMCHFVTLMQSATVFAAVLSLTAIAVDRYVVVAYPIRRRVGCQFCWGLVAVIWLCSLAFSTPTALHTGYLDLSATGLHMVVCEEFWHGQERGRLVYSCFVLLFSYFVPLAAVSASYLAISYHLRQRNISGLMAAGPVSNQMNWGRKRRKTFCLLLVSVLCFAFSWLPLQVVNLIRDLDTDFTILGKSHVNVIQVSCHLLAMSSACYNPFIYASLHDKFLSCLCHRDLFPRHRGVGGRGPRGNSSSFMTSHRLHRVNTFSTLGDIPVVLGNKMPQESWPLRQAHKSSTTTIIDHNYM, from the coding sequence ATGGACAACAGGGAGTTTTCTCTGAACTGCTCTTGGGTAGAGAACACATCTCTCCCTGCCTACTCCTCatcgtcctcctcctcattcaCTGGGTTGGATCTCCTATTTGACCTGAAGCCCCTATTCATCCCTCTCTACTCCATGGTGATCCTGGTCGCCTGCTCTGGCAACCTCCTGCTGCTCATCCTCATCGGGCTCAACAAGAAGAGACACAACACCACCAACTTCCTGATCGGCAACTTGGCGCTAGTTGATTTGGTCATGTGCATCTTCTGTGTGCCCCTGACAGCCTCCTATGCCTTCGACAAGCGAGGGTGGCTCTTCGGACGCTTCATGTGCCACTTTGTCACCTTGATGCAGTCGGCGACGGTTTTTGCAGCCGTCTTGTCCCTCACAGCCATTGCAGTGGACCGGTACGTCGTTGTGGCCTATCCCATTCGCAGGCGGGTGGGTTGCCAGTTCTGCTGGGGTTTGGTGGCTGTCATCTGGTTGTGTAGCCTTGCGTTTTCCACTCCCACGGCTCTCCACACTGGATACCTGGACCTGAGCGCCACCGGTCTCCACATGGTCGTCTGTGAGGAGTTCTGGCATGGCCAGGAGCGGGGACGCCTTGTCTACTCCTGCTTTGTCCTGCTCTTCTCTTACTTTGTGCCACTCGCCGCTGTGTCTGCATCCTACCTCGCTATCTCCTACCACTTGAGACAAAGAAACATTTCTGGTTTGATGGCGGCGGGTCCTGTCTCCAACCAAATGAACTGGGGGCGAAAGAGAAGAAAGACGTTCTGCCTCCTCCTTGTGTCGGTGCTCTGCTTCGCCTTCTCCTGGCTCCCTCTTCAGGTGGTCAATCTCATCCGCGACCTGGATACTGACTTCACCATCCTGGGCAAGAGCCACGTCAACGTGATCCAAGTGTCGTGCCACCTGTTAGCTATGAGCTCGGCGTGCTACAACCCATTTATCTACGCGTCTCTCCACGACAAGTTCCTGTCCTGCCTGTGTCATCGTGACCTCTTCCCCCGTCACAGAGGAGTGGGGGGTCGAGGGCCAAGGGGGAACAGCAGCAGCTTCATGACATCCCACCGACTGCACCGTGTGAACACCTTCTCCACCCTGGGTGACATCCCGGTGGTTCTGGGGAACAAGATGCCACAGGAGAGTTGGCCATTACGACAGGCACATAAGTCCTCAACCACTACAATAATTGACCATAATTACATGTAG